The genomic interval CAAAAAACTTTACAATAAGAAAGATGAGGAAACATCCTTTTAACAAGGGAGAGAAATTACAACTGTATACCGGTCTCAGGACAAGACATGCGATCAAATTAAGAGATGCCATTTGTAAAAATGTTTGGGACCTTAGAATTGAAGAACATGAAGGAAGTTTTTTGTTTAAACTGGATGGCAGAAGGTTATCCCATGAAAGAGTAGAAGGGATAGCCAGAAAGGTAGGGTTCAGTAGTGTAGATTTATGGATTAAATATTTTAAGGAGAAATATAAGTTCCCTTTTGAAGGGCAATTAATTGAATGGTTATAATATGTTTTGGATTAAAGCAAATGTATAAATCTGATTGCTTCGTTTCATTTAATAAGGGTAAATTTTGTATTAATGGAAGATTTTGAATGAATATCTAACCAAGATTCGATTATAAGGTTAATGAAAAATATCAGGAGGGTCCTGATTCCATTTCGCTGATTGAAGATTTATTTTTTGGGATATTATTTTAAAACCTCATAAGAGGATGTGGAAAGAAAGCTTTATTGTAATAGAGTTTCTCGCAATTGCATCGGGCTGCCTTTCCGGTGTGTTGCATGCCCTCAGGAGAAATTTTGATATTGTTGGAGTGATGATTATCGGGATAGCATCCGGGGTAGGTGGAGGTATCCTAAGAGATGTTCTGATAAGTGATGGCCCTCCTTTGGTAATTAAGTATGAAAGTTATCTCATAACTATTCTGTCAGCGACATTTATAGGGATGTTTTTTGGAACGTTAATAGACCGGTTACAAAAGGTAATCTGGCATGTAGATGCTTTTTCCCTTGGTTTTTTTACAATAGCAGGAATGCAGCGTGCATTTCTTAATGATCTGTCCGTATTACCTGCACTATTTCTTGGAGTAATTACGGCTACCGGTGGCGGATTGTTGAGAGATGTATTGTCAAGGGAAACTCCGATAATTCTATTGCCAGGCCATCCGCATACCCTTGCATCACTTTTTGGGGGAATAATTTATATGATATTTATTAAACTATTTGGTTTTGAAATAATCATAAGTGAAACGATAGGAGTCATTTCAACATATATTTTAAAGCTTGTTGCATTAAAATATGATCTGATTGTTCCAACTCCTCCGGATGTTATGCATTATATTCAAAGATTTTTGATTAAGCGAAAGAGTAAAGGGAAAGAGTAAATTAAAAAAGGAATTCAGCTTAACTTATCATGCAGACTTTTCCTTTCATTTAGAACTTGCCTTGCCGCATTTATTGCTTCTTTGATGTGTCTCCCTTCCCTAATAATCGATTGTAGTTGTTCATCTGAAAAACCGGAATAAAGCTTTTTGAATTTTTCAATTTGTTCTGCATATTCTACTATCTCTTTTTTTGCAGCAGTTTCAGGAGGAGATTTGAAAGCTTGTATTAAAGATTCGTTAATTCTTTTAAAATTGATTAGATAAGTTATAAGACAAACTAAAAAAATAAAGGGTTGATATTGTAATTTCATTGAATTCAATTTGATAAATCCTGT from Sporocytophaga myxococcoides carries:
- a CDS encoding trimeric intracellular cation channel family protein, producing the protein MWKESFIVIEFLAIASGCLSGVLHALRRNFDIVGVMIIGIASGVGGGILRDVLISDGPPLVIKYESYLITILSATFIGMFFGTLIDRLQKVIWHVDAFSLGFFTIAGMQRAFLNDLSVLPALFLGVITATGGGLLRDVLSRETPIILLPGHPHTLASLFGGIIYMIFIKLFGFEIIISETIGVISTYILKLVALKYDLIVPTPPDVMHYIQRFLIKRKSKGKE